The genomic window AGatggaaataacaaaatatGCCATGGATGGAcataaaaaatcttaacttAGGAGAATACTGGATTATGCTACAAATAGGTGTGCATAATAATTAAGTTGAAAAGTATTGTACCTCATATGAGTGTAAGGAATAATTAGgttaaaagaaagaattgaaaaaattaattgggtGTAAGGTATATGAGAATAAAAGGGATATGTATACAAACCATAAATGGATTGGAAGTATTACTGAGTTGAAAAATGATATAGTTAATTAAGCTCTAATAGCTATAATAGATCTTGGCTtggaattttatttgataagtcAAAAACAACATAATGGATATAGAGACGAATTAACATTATCATttggatgaaataaataatatgatagaaACCAGACTGATTTATAATGCTCCGGAAGCTAAATGGCTTGTAACAATATTATATAAGTTATATgtgtttaagaaaacaaattgtgaaataaattaaatgtgttgtgaATGACGATATGACTTATATATGCTTGGGAAGTGAAATGAGACATGGAATGAGTTAGATGTGTAAGGAACACATAATGGAAGCATTAGAATACATTCAATTAAATTACAAGATGTAAAGATTAAATCACACCGGACAACTTAAATTAGTGTATATGTGTAAAAAgtaatatgatatgatatgatgatgatgatgatcataataataataataataataataataataataatgaaaagagAAGTCATTAGTAATGAATGAGAAAGTTCAACATTGAAAACTGATATAGATTTGATATGTTGAATAAAAGATATatgaaattagttttatttggtAGTATTAAATTGTTAATAATCACAATGATGCACGAATTCATTAAGATTTACATGATTTGATATGTGTTCCAAGTAAAAGTTTGTTAAGATCATAGTTCTCGTTATTAAAAAGTTACTAAGCTACTGGGCCCAGCTTATAGCTAATCCAaagattttggtttaaataattcgtcaattttatatttgtttgggctcaatatataattaaatttaaatgtatTAGGCCCGGAAGCGAGCAAACCTGTGTTATCTAGGCTTAGCATAGGTATATTGAATATAAACACGAATTTCACCTACTTGTGAATGGATTACCACCTTGCACCTTGTTGTTGGAGTTTTTTAGACAGGAACTTGTGCTCTTTAACAAagcgtcaaaaaaaaaaaaaaaatgattcgtTAGTAAAGTTGCAAAACAAGGTTGGAGAATTTCAGAATCACTTCTTAATTCCGGAAGGTGACCTTGGGGACAAGGAAGTTATCGAAGGGGAGGGAAAGATGAGAATCAGGCTGTGAAGGCAGCGGCAGAATTTGCAGCAGCAGAGTCAGGAGAACAATCCTTGCAGGAAAGGGGATTCCAATCTGCAGAAGGTCGGCTAGAAGAGACCTAATTCTGCCAGGTTGAGTTGCTGCCTTCAACACTGTTTCTGCCGcctctttctcttcttatttCTGGACTTTCTTTCTGCTTTCCCTTGTAGAGCACttcctctctcttcctctccagTTTCCGCAAGGACATAGCCTTCTCGGCCGACCTATAGCAGCTATTTCCCGCAAGGACTGTTCTTCCAACCTAGTGACTTTGCTGCTGTTTCCTTGCTTCTGCCTTCTGCCGCAGTTTTTCCAGCCTGGTTCTCATCAGAATCATCCAGCTCTTTCTTTCCAACGCATCTACATATTTTGATTCAAGGTAATGTGATTTTCATCATGTCATGTGgccatttttatttgttcttaattaattttgatggtTGACTTTACCATCTTTCcatcatataatttatacagttaCGAATTAATATTTCTTTGGATTTGAGGATTGTGACAATTCACTAAATGTCAGGATAAGCAGTTCGGTATTTTTTCCCTCATTTCCACTAACGCAAACACAAATCttgtcaatattttattttattttaaaataaaatcaggatGTAAAGTCTTGCTGCTATCGATCAAACTACATTATGCTGTGATGAAATGGATCGACAAATGCTCCATAAAGGAAAAGCAAGTGAACTTAGTTAATGAGCAATTGAATAAACTTGGAGGTGGTGGTGGCAAGAGTTGTTAAACTAAAAGTATAATTGAACCACCACTGTAAAGGAAGGAACATATACACCTTTACAACCAAAACTGCAGCTCCAATCCCCTCAATTTATAGCTTGGAAGTAGCAGAGGTGGCCCATGGTCACATACTTGTGAATGCAGAAAAGTATCCGGCCCcacacatatataaatacaattGAGATCAGAAGCATTCATATTTGGATACATTCATAGATGTTCAAGGAGATCAGAAGAGTCATAAtttttaaagcaagaaaatgagGAGAGCATATCGCAAAATGTGGCGGGTGGTGCCGGACTGCACAAGCAAGAGAATCTTGCGAACGGAATCGATGAGAGACATAGAAGAAATACTCAAGAGTAAGCTGGCAACCATCAAGGAAGATGAGTCAGAAAGTGATGAGGTGGAGAAGAGTGCTGTAACACCAGCAATATTGGCCAGGAGTAAGAAGAGATCAGAAATAAGAAAGAAGGGGCGGTGTTTTGTGGCTCACTTGAGCTTTAAAAACCGTATGCTATTCATGACTGCTGGGTTGCAGGTTTGCCTCCACAGATAGCTTGCTTAAATATTAATGGAATTTTAAGCCATGCAAGCACGTATATGTATGTTGGATTCAGAATAAGTGAGCAAGCTATCAGGCAGattgatttcttttgtttggtCAAATTAGACAGAGTAATTGGTGTGATTTATTTgacatcttttatatatatatatatatatatatatatatatatcgcttTGTGTTTTACGTTTGATTTTTACGGGATGATTATTGTGGGTGGGCGTGTGTTTAAAGAATTAGAtgtaaattgtaataaaaattgaaatattttccaGCTCACTGACATTAATGTttccaaatttcaaatttaagttttataattaaaaaaaaaaaaacatcttcttTTCCAGCGAAGCTATGATTGCACATTATTGGCTTTCATTGCTTCATTATTCATACGTGCCATGGCTCTCTTGGGCTATTCTCTGGTCACGGCCTCTTTTCACTCAGATGAAGAAGCAGATGACTATGAAGGAAGATTTATAGCCATAAGGATGATCAGTTTTGGGCCCTAGCCCCTAGGGTCCCGGGGGGAGAAGCCACGCTTTGCTCTTGATGGTCATATCGAAAATGGGCCTAATAACTTATCTTGGAAGGCTTTGTCCCCCGTCTTCTTCTCCCAGCTAAGATTCCATtatttgaaagttgaaacagAAAGCCGGCTAGTATCATAAATATTCTTAGCATTAAGGTAGCCTTTCCACCCATTTCGATGTATTTTATCATAACTTGTTCCTAACAAGATAAAAAGCACAGCCCTCACAAATCTACGGGATATTATTTGTAAAATGGCGCGTCGAGCCTAAGCTCAAACAGGCCTCCTCACCATGctaccataattattaaaatcgGTCATGggtaaaattttaatatctcaaatcacataaaaataataatttacatggatttaaattatatatattgtaaataataaaatttaataaaaaatattatcctatattaaaaaaatattatattctgcaataaatttttttataccacATTCGTTGTTGGCTGCCAGGGAAAGTTTGTTGGCTGCCATAGGTGGTTTTGAGCTGAGCTGAAAATCGTGTGGCGTGAGCTGAAGgtagaagatgaaagaaaattgctgtttattttattcaaagtaaaatggtcaaagtttttatggtcCAGGATTAACCTGTTGCCTCCTTTCCATTCCATCTTTTCAACCATACGGTAATTCTTTTAAAACGGTCAAGGTTTCATGGTCCAGGAAAATATAAATGGATCGTTAGAATAGCATTTTTTCATTAGAATGcacaccttaaaaaaaaactatatttttactatttaaaaattaatatattaaccGTTTAGCTCTTTCATTAGTATTAGTtattggagatgctctaaaTGTGCTTCCaattgtatattaaaaaaaaattaatttttatatagtaaaatttgatatgaattagtaattaataacaaaaaaaactaaaaagcttGCGTGTATAAAATTACACTGAGCAAGAGAAAATCTTCAATTGCCCCTCATGCATGAGTCAATATGTATACTTTCtaaacatttttatcttttatagtaatttgtttttaactcttaaacttaaatcattattttatatcagcctaaaaatttttattgcagctctaaaaaaatatacgaGGCTTGGTGTttgtagattaatatttttgtttgttaaaaaaaatatgcaatagtttaattttttggttttttttttattagaaaaaaagtttatgCTAGGTCACCTGGCAATTCAGCCAGGTCTTTCAAAATCAACCACCTGTTGGACCAGTCCAGTAACTATACATGGTAGTGTTAGGCAAAGAAAGCACTCTATTTTATGACATCTGGACGCAGGAGGAAgcactttccttttcttttctttttttgtttttttcaattgtaacaaataataataataaaaaaattaagaggacgagttgttgttgttgtttcttaaGTGGTAAGAGAGAGTGAGGGTGAGTCGGTGAAAAGTGAAAACGAAGGAAAAGGGCGGAAGATGTTATGTCAGGGGGGAATATCCTTTCGTTTCAAGTGATGGATAAGCCACAACTGAGCCGAACGATTTTACCTCCACCTGCCTCCCACTCCCAACCACACATTCTCTCTTTTATCCTCTCCTCTCCTGTCTCCCCCTGGCTCTCTCTCTCACTGTCATTTACATACACGCAACTGGAATAATCAACCAGTGTTGTATTTcattcctctctctttctctcattcTTAATCCTTCTATTTCTCCTCTTGCAATAACAATACAAGGTATAATAGTATTCAAGACAAATAATATTGGAGTTACAACGTGGTCCGGTCCTCATCCTTTCTACTTTTTAATTTCCAAACACAAACGCagattccccccccccccctaaatttatacaccctacctaagtcTATGTTTGTGTCAGATGCTAGGCTGAATATTTCTAAAGAAGATGACGATATTCAAGATCAAGCAGAAAATAGACCGCACCTCAATTCCACCAACAACCACtgcatcaagaagaagaagaagtataAGTTTATGGTGACCaataagaacaagaagaagaagaagaaagatgttTCTTTCAGAGAAAGTTACAGTACTAGTGATCATCGATCAtccggtggtggtggtggtggtggtggtggaaacATTGATTTCAACAAGCCAACCAAAGTGATCTTCTTTCCATTTAATAACCCCAacaaatttttctataaaaaaagcTCCCCTTtttctccatcttcttcttcaagtaCTGCCGCTGTTTCTGGTAATGCTTGTTTTCCAGGTAAGATTAGTAGacctattttcttttgttttaagcaGCCCCCTACTTTGGAATCTTCTTCAACATCAGCCACCCTCCAGTCTCAAACAAGCGACCCCAATAATCCTAACTTCACTTTCGACCGGTTGAAATCTTTGATTGAAAACAATGATTTCTTTTCCAAACAATGCAACCCCCACTCTTTATAACATACTTCTACTTTCTGATTCCACCTACCTCATCATTTTATGTTCATCCATCTTGTCacccaacaccaccaccactactGTTACTACTACtgttttcatcttctttacCTGCTAGCTTCTAAAAGACTGCAGATTGATCATATGGGTCCACCTCTTTTGTGACACTCTTTTAAAAGCTTTGCTCTTTGATTTCATTCACTGGCAATTCTGCTGTGCcttaagaatatatattaatCTCCTTTCTTATTCTTGAGTTTTCCCTCAAAGGTCCAGAGTATACTCTGCTTGCCATCAACTTGAACAAATTACTATTGCTGAACTCGGTCTTGTCTGCTTCTTGCTGCTATGTTAACTGTTTACCTCTTGGATGGAGAATTGGAGTTGGAAGCAGCTCTATGATATAATATTAAGGTACTTTCTAgagtacacacacacacacacacacacacacacacacacacacatatatatatatatatatagagagagagagagagagacaaaacTATATATTGGGAATCTTACACAATTCAATATCAATTGTTTCTCAGGATACAAATTTCAGGCACAATTATTGGTGAAGGCTAGGGAGCTTCAGAAGGATATTGATATTTAGAGGGCGTGGCTTAGAGCATTCTGGTCCTCTGCAATACTGGAAGAGCTTTCCaacatctttgtttttttttttttttcaatctctttaTATACAGTGGCTGAGTCAAGTAGTTTGAGTATTACTTCTTGCTTTTTACAGCACAGTTCCATGATCACTCCTGATCAATGCCTTTGAATTGTTAGGTTGAATGAGTGTTAAGGTCTTTGTACGAGCGATGGAATTTTTGACATGTTGAAATCATTGATTGAGCAGAATGATTTTTATTCCAAAGGATGCATTATTTTCTAATGTATAgacatgatatttttcttatttctttaaacACAACCGCTAAGTCAAGTAGTTTGAGGGTTATTCTTGTTTCTGTACTGACAGCGCAGTACCCCGATAAGTCTTTGCCATGTGCTTTTAGGTGCATCAGTGTTGAAGGTTTTTAGTATGATTGATGAACTTGAACATGAGTACGACTTTGCTATGTGCTTTTAGGTATGACTCTTAGGTTCATCTACTGTTTATTTGGATGTAGATTTCATGTACGATTATATGCATAGACTAGGTAAATTCAGAAGGATTCAGGCACATGGTAGATATGGAAAGAGTAATTGTGCTTCTCTTGGATTGTAGATTCTTGGTTTCTGTAATTAGATGTAATGCCGAAACTGCTTTTGTATATATCCTGATTGGTTACAGTAACGTGTTCAACTGGCAGCTCTTTTATCCAAGGTAACGAGTTTCTTTCTCGATGACGTTCAGCATGAAAGTTGCTGGCTAGCTACCTATACTTGAGCTTAAATACAAGCGGAAACGAGTAGCGAGGGCCGTGTCCTTAAATGATCACATCCTCTTTAAGAATCAACATAAAGACGGAAAAATTTACAGGTAAGGTAATCAATAGATGTGGTCTTAATGCATCAATAGATTGTGGAATGTAGCTAATTCCTTTTAATATTCTGGATTTTGACATATTTTATGCAATAATGTTTATATTAATGAGCTATTTAGATAAGTCAGCATTTTTCTTCAGATGGATTAATTGTTTCCAATGCCTGAGGCTTTCGCGATTCTCTGCTTGTATTCTTGGTCTTCTCAGGGGAGCTACCATTAAGAATCTATTGAGGGGGGGAATTCAGTAGGATTTAAGCATGTGGAAGAAACGGCAAGAGTAATTGTGCTTCATCTGaattgtaaatttttgtttcaaatggaTTTTGGTGCATTCTTGTGTGGTAAATTATGTTCCCCTCGATGTCTTCTAATCTAGTAAAGCTTGTTTAGTAGTTTGAATGATACTTGATGATGTTCcaaaaattcaatatatttaaaaataaagttttttttgagTGTTTGAATAGTGAGTAATTACGCGTTCACTTCAATATTCTCTTTTCCAAAGTTCACGAAGTTGATGGTTAAAGATAAAAGACTTGACATTTGCAAAATAATCTCTTTTTCGTGGGGTTTAGGGACCCTCTAGTGATAAAGTCAATGACTTTTGATAAGAGATTGTAATAAATGAGAGAATAAACTTTTGATTCTAAGAACAAGAGTATTTGTTAGTTATATATGataaatgctttgaaaataAAAGCGTGAATATATTAGAGAATAGAAAAGGTGTGAATATTTTACGTGGGTAGTTCAAATGGTATATATAGTCTTTGAACCTTGTTATGTTGTTTGAATGAAGCgtcattttcttcttataacattaatgagagataaatatctcttacacagtATATTAATAGGGATAGACATCCCTTACGCAATATTtatattgatgaaaatatggtagGCTATTTGAAGACTTTTATGCATTTAAggatataagaaaataattgttcttaactttttatattttatgttaaaatacatgagaataaccaaataaattctCGTAACCCAACATGAGACCTAAAAAGATTATCAACTTCATATGTAAAACCCTAGGTAAATCCATAAGGATTATGAAGTAAATAGTATGTTAAGCAAGTAAATTGAGTATTTACACTAAGACGAAGATAATAGATTTTgggaatttgaaataaaatgcttATGTGTTAAGTTAAAAAtgtaaatatgaaaaatgattgaaaaataaaaaagtacagaaacacaaataaaaactaaatgaaagtaacatatcaggaaaaaaaaaatgttcttgtATAAAGTTTAATGACTTTTAATATTGTCCGAGTGAAATCTGGTATAAATAGGTATTGAGATCCAAGGAATATTACCTAGAAAACATAAAaggtataaagaaaaaaatgtagtGGGAAttcacaaattatatatataactattaaagaagaagaaatggaaagaaaaatcttcatttttcttaGCTTGATTAGAGAGAAAACTTGAGGGAAACCAAGGATTAAGAGAAAacttatgagatttttttaatttaaacactTAGACACTAGAATTAAAAGAGGCTGGTAAGAGATTCAAGGaagtaaagaaagaagaagaaagtttgaggaatttttatttggttagcATTTGGAGTTTGTATTATTGTTTGGTAAGTAGTTCTACACTTAAATTATCAAGTTTGATGGAAGTTTAAACcaattttgaaacaaattttgTGTTATAGTGAATTGGGTTCTTCATTTGAAAATTCAGGTTCATGTTAGATTAGTTGTTAAAAGTGTTAATACATGTGAAAAAGATTATTATGAATGTAAAAGTTGacattctaaaaaagaaaacatagagAAGAAATTAAGGGAGTGGTCGGCCAAGTATAGAAACAAAAGGAGGGAggaattcttattttgttgtatATGTGTAAAAATTGTAAGAAGTTAAAGTAAAgtgttatatatttatatgtgttgattgaaaagaattaaattatattatcaaCTTTGCTTAGCACAATAGAATTTTGTGAGTTATAGTGTTGGAATGAATTGTTAGCGATGAGGAATAGAATTTTGTGAGTTATAGTGTTGGAATGAATTGGTAGCGATGAGGAATAAATTAGTGCACTTTGTTTACATGATATATGTAATGAAtgattttaaacttaaaattatgATAGAAAAGTATTAGAAAGGAAAACGAAAGAAGAAAGGCTATGGTCGATTATGAAAACTAT from Populus trichocarpa isolate Nisqually-1 chromosome 5, P.trichocarpa_v4.1, whole genome shotgun sequence includes these protein-coding regions:
- the LOC18098471 gene encoding uncharacterized protein LOC18098471, which encodes MFVSDARLNISKEDDDIQDQAENRPHLNSTNNHCIKKKKKYKFMVTNKNKKKKKKDVSFRESYSTSDHRSSGGGGGGGGGNIDFNKPTKVIFFPFNNPNKFFYKKSSPFSPSSSSSTAAVSGNACFPGPEYTLLAINLNKLLLLNSVLSASCCYVNCLPLGWRIGVGSSSMI